The following are from one region of the Candidatus Obscuribacterales bacterium genome:
- a CDS encoding DUF1778 domain-containing protein, whose amino-acid sequence MARLRKERIGLRVTEEQKALIEQAALIKQKTVSSFIMEAAFVRAQKVIRQYSDVYLTNTDWRLLRQALEGTRPGPSVRKILNRKAYPAIDRQL is encoded by the coding sequence TTGGCTCGATTGAGAAAAGAACGGATAGGCTTAAGAGTTACCGAAGAGCAGAAGGCTCTTATTGAACAAGCAGCTCTTATTAAGCAGAAGACAGTTTCTAGTTTCATCATGGAAGCGGCATTCGTGCGAGCCCAAAAGGTTATTCGTCAATATTCGGATGTTTATTTAACCAATACCGATTGGCGATTACTGCGCCAAGCTTTAGAAGGTACCAGACCGGGTCCATCTGTCAGAAAGATTTTGAATAGGAAAGCCTATCCGGCAATTGATAGACAACTTTAG
- a CDS encoding glycine C-acetyltransferase — protein sequence MTAQTKSAVSLNQETLYKALGADLEKVKEARTYKIEVPIEDEQGGEVTVNGRRVVMLASNNYLGLANHPRIREAARKGLDKYGFGMASVRFICGTQTIHKRLEEKLAAFLGVEDAILHSSCFAANEAFFTALFSGDLGMTNYRDVIYSDKLNHASIIDGVRLSRIAVKTTDARPYEHNDINGLTAMLEEDASKDYRIKVIATDGVFSMEGDVAPLPELIALSQKYGALLFVDDSHSTGVLGTTGRGTAEHQGVFGQIDVYTGTLGKALGGAAGGYIAGKKELIDYLRQKSRPYTFSNTVPPPIVAAAIEAINLLQEDNSLVAKSRESTAYFRKEIVRLGFTILPGDHPIVPVMLGEAAVAQDMSRVLLDEGVYVRGLWYPVVPKGEARLRVQISAAHTKEQLDRALAAFQKVGKKLSVI from the coding sequence ATGACCGCGCAAACAAAGTCAGCAGTATCACTCAATCAAGAGACTTTATACAAAGCCCTTGGTGCCGATTTGGAAAAGGTCAAGGAAGCAAGGACTTACAAAATTGAAGTGCCAATTGAGGACGAACAAGGCGGTGAAGTAACCGTTAACGGTCGCCGCGTCGTGATGCTTGCTTCCAATAACTATTTGGGCTTGGCCAATCACCCGCGCATTAGAGAAGCCGCTCGCAAGGGACTTGATAAATATGGCTTCGGCATGGCATCTGTGCGTTTTATCTGTGGAACACAAACAATCCACAAACGATTGGAAGAAAAGCTGGCGGCGTTTCTAGGTGTGGAAGATGCCATTTTGCACTCGTCATGCTTTGCTGCCAACGAAGCATTTTTTACAGCGCTTTTCTCAGGCGATCTAGGCATGACCAATTATCGCGATGTAATTTACAGCGATAAACTAAACCATGCAAGCATCATTGATGGCGTGCGCTTGAGCCGAATTGCCGTTAAAACAACTGATGCAAGACCATACGAACACAATGATATTAATGGTCTGACCGCCATGCTTGAAGAAGACGCAAGCAAAGACTATCGCATAAAAGTTATTGCCACTGATGGCGTATTCAGCATGGAAGGCGATGTAGCGCCATTGCCTGAACTCATTGCCCTGTCTCAGAAATACGGCGCACTTCTATTTGTTGATGACTCACACTCAACAGGTGTGCTTGGCACAACTGGTCGCGGTACAGCTGAACACCAAGGCGTATTTGGACAAATTGATGTCTACACAGGTACTTTAGGGAAAGCCTTGGGCGGAGCAGCCGGCGGCTATATTGCCGGTAAAAAGGAATTGATTGATTATCTGAGACAAAAATCTCGTCCATACACATTTTCAAATACAGTTCCACCACCAATTGTTGCTGCTGCGATTGAAGCTATTAATCTATTGCAAGAAGACAATAGCTTGGTTGCCAAATCACGTGAGAGCACCGCCTATTTCCGCAAAGAAATAGTGCGTTTGGGCTTCACGATATTGCCAGGAGATCATCCAATTGTGCCTGTAATGCTTGGTGAAGCGGCAGTTGCACAAGATATGAGCCGAGTGCTTTTAGATGAAGGCGTCTATGTACGTGGTCTCTGGTACCCGGTTGTACCAAAAGGCGAAGCCAGACTACGTGTACAGATTTCCGCAGCGCACACAAAAGAACAATTGGACCGCGCGTTGGCTGCCTTCCAAAAAGTCGGCAAAAAACTTTCTGTCATTTAA
- a CDS encoding alcohol dehydrogenase catalytic domain-containing protein produces MKCLVKEDVNKDGLSFKSSYKEPELGFDEVKIKVLSTAVCGTDKSIYNSGKSEGIRREMQRYLAPGQTFKPMVIGHEFCGIIEEVGASVTKGEWQNLPDHLRLQKGDYVTAEMHLGCGRCYQCRTGNEHICTSFKVKGLHLDGCFAESVVVPQHNVIMLGKKGDTSKIPPRIGAMLDAFGNAVHTVEEADVRGKSVAILGAGPLGLMAVFLCKAFGATRIYLTEATDIERRFALGQEFGADLCFDVASGGSELYTAVEKWEKQANGVDVVLEMSGSPTAYQDAFKIVRNGGKVVLLGIPRQPLSNFDIANGVIWKGVTVQGIFGRKMFSTWETLLRLLNSDKFDMRSQLGKLVAERQYKLSEFEEAFDALTKGSEMKLVFQPSAEYAPSFVPNQINNLAFTP; encoded by the coding sequence ATGAAGTGCTTAGTCAAAGAAGACGTCAATAAGGACGGCTTGTCCTTTAAGAGCAGCTACAAGGAGCCTGAGCTAGGCTTCGATGAAGTCAAAATCAAAGTCTTATCAACGGCTGTTTGCGGTACCGACAAAAGCATTTATAACAGCGGCAAGTCAGAAGGCATAAGGCGCGAGATGCAGCGCTATTTAGCCCCCGGCCAAACTTTTAAGCCGATGGTCATAGGCCATGAATTCTGCGGCATTATCGAAGAAGTGGGCGCATCTGTCACCAAAGGTGAATGGCAGAATTTGCCGGATCATTTGCGCTTACAAAAAGGCGACTATGTAACAGCCGAAATGCACTTAGGATGCGGGCGTTGCTACCAATGTCGCACAGGCAACGAACACATTTGCACATCTTTCAAAGTGAAGGGTCTGCATTTGGATGGCTGCTTTGCCGAATCCGTTGTTGTGCCGCAACACAATGTAATTATGCTGGGCAAAAAGGGCGATACATCTAAAATTCCGCCGCGCATTGGCGCCATGCTTGATGCTTTCGGTAATGCCGTGCATACCGTTGAAGAAGCAGATGTAAGAGGCAAGTCTGTAGCCATTCTAGGAGCAGGACCACTGGGTCTAATGGCTGTTTTTCTCTGCAAAGCTTTTGGTGCTACGCGCATTTATTTGACAGAAGCTACTGATATCGAACGTCGATTTGCTCTCGGGCAAGAATTTGGTGCTGATCTTTGCTTTGATGTTGCCTCAGGTGGCAGCGAACTTTATACAGCCGTTGAGAAATGGGAAAAACAAGCCAATGGCGTAGATGTTGTATTAGAAATGTCCGGTTCGCCTACTGCGTATCAAGACGCTTTCAAGATAGTACGTAACGGCGGCAAAGTTGTGCTTCTAGGTATACCGCGCCAGCCACTGAGCAATTTCGACATTGCTAATGGTGTTATCTGGAAAGGTGTTACCGTCCAAGGAATTTTTGGACGCAAGATGTTCTCCACATGGGAAACACTTCTGCGCCTTTTGAATTCTGACAAATTCGATATGCGCTCACAACTAGGAAAACTTGTTGCTGAGCGTCAGTACAAACTTTCAGAATTTGAAGAGGCATTTGATGCTTTAACCAAAGGCTCGGAAATGAAACTTGTCTTTCAGCCATCGGCAGAGTATGCACCATCTTTTGTCCCGAACCAAATAAACAATCTGGCATTTACACCATAA
- a CDS encoding enoyl-ACP reductase, translated as MVQEVASVEVSEKSQFTGKDMLLGKKGVVFGVANDHSIAWACAKLACEQGASLAFNYQGEVLERRVRPLAESVKAKIIEPCDLSDDKAIEEFFAKVKKEFGTIDFVIHAVAFANKEDLEGHYVDTKRTGFQKALDVSAFTMTAVAREAAKLMPNGGSLITMTYYGADKVLPNYNVMGVAKAALESSVRYLAADLGEKNIRVNAISAGPVRTLAAMGIAGFRDMLKFVASRAPLKRNVTAEEVGKTALYLLSDLSSGVTGETIFVDCGYNIMAM; from the coding sequence TGGGCAAAAAAGGCGTTGTCTTTGGAGTAGCAAACGATCACAGCATTGCTTGGGCATGTGCCAAGCTGGCTTGTGAGCAAGGAGCTTCTCTGGCATTCAATTATCAAGGCGAAGTACTTGAAAGAAGAGTCCGTCCGTTGGCGGAGTCGGTAAAGGCAAAAATTATCGAACCATGCGATCTTTCAGACGACAAAGCAATTGAAGAATTCTTTGCCAAAGTCAAAAAAGAATTCGGCACAATTGATTTTGTAATTCACGCTGTCGCATTTGCTAATAAGGAAGACTTGGAAGGGCACTATGTCGACACCAAGCGTACAGGTTTCCAAAAAGCTCTTGATGTAAGCGCTTTTACAATGACCGCAGTTGCTCGCGAAGCAGCCAAACTTATGCCAAATGGCGGTAGCCTCATCACAATGACCTATTACGGCGCCGACAAAGTATTGCCGAACTACAACGTTATGGGTGTAGCAAAAGCAGCACTTGAATCAAGCGTGCGTTATTTGGCAGCCGATCTTGGTGAAAAGAATATTCGCGTCAACGCCATCTCAGCTGGTCCTGTAAGAACACTCGCTGCTATGGGTATTGCCGGGTTCCGCGACATGCTCAAGTTTGTAGCATCGCGCGCTCCTTTGAAGCGTAACGTAACAGCTGAAGAAGTCGGCAAGACTGCACTCTATCTCTTGAGCGATCTTTCCTCAGGTGTTACCGGCGAGACAATATTTGTTGACTGCGGCTACAACATCATGGCTATGTAA